Sequence from the Undibacterium piscinae genome:
AAATGCGGAACTAGCGTTGCGCCGTGAAAAACTGGAAACCAAATTAATGGTGCGGCAATCCACGGCGGCATTCAATGCGGCGAACTCGGCTTAATATGCCATTTAAAATCCAATTGCAGCGGGCAACAATTCGCTTAACAAGCGATTCAAGACCTGCAGTGCAATCAACGCCACCATAGGTGAAAAATCAATTCCGCCCAAAGGGGGAATCAGCCTGCGTAAAGGTGACAGCAATGGCTCGTTGAGCACACGAATGAAAGGCGCAAACGGGGCGTGCGGATTGACCCAGCTAAACACGGCCTCCAGCACCAGCAATGCCATAAAGCCATAGAGTATCCATTGCAGCATTTTAAATACGGCCAGCAACAGGACGACCGGAAATGAAACCGGTGACAGCAACCAGAAATCGACCAGCATCGACAATAGCGCGACTAAAAAAGTGGCGACCAAACTGGCCCAGTCATATCCGCCAAAGCCTGGAATAAAACGCCGAATCGGGTGTATCAGCCAGTCAGTGATCTGAAAAATAGATTGCGCCAATCCTGCCGGAGGCCGGACTCTTTGCGCCTGCATCCAAAAACGCAATAGGAGAAAACCGGCAAATAAGCCGGCGACAGTATCAATGACAAAGGTAAAAATTCCATGCAACACGAAGCTATCCCCTAAAAAAAACCCACTGAGTGAACAT
This genomic interval carries:
- a CDS encoding YggT family protein — translated: MLHGIFTFVIDTVAGLFAGFLLLRFWMQAQRVRPPAGLAQSIFQITDWLIHPIRRFIPGFGGYDWASLVATFLVALLSMLVDFWLLSPVSFPVVLLLAVFKMLQWILYGFMALLVLEAVFSWVNPHAPFAPFIRVLNEPLLSPLRRLIPPLGGIDFSPMVALIALQVLNRLLSELLPAAIGF